One genomic region from Gemmatimonadaceae bacterium encodes:
- a CDS encoding LiaF domain-containing protein, translating to MRGAPSRILPLGIMAAAPAAGAEAPAGPVLVADDRVPARSGLSAVMSHISRCGRWELPRVTRVASFMGQVDLDLTQVALAPGVSSIEILCVLGEVKIVVPHTIRVVCEGNPNMGEFEIKTSAGSLASPDAPLVRISGTAFAGSVHVRVVDPTATPWWKTWLLERRRRAGRLTD from the coding sequence ATGCGGGGAGCGCCGAGCCGCATCCTTCCGTTAGGCATCATGGCGGCCGCGCCGGCTGCCGGTGCGGAGGCGCCCGCGGGTCCCGTGCTCGTCGCCGACGATCGCGTGCCGGCGCGGTCGGGCCTGTCCGCGGTCATGTCGCACATTTCGCGGTGCGGGCGGTGGGAGCTGCCCCGGGTGACGCGTGTGGCGTCGTTCATGGGACAGGTGGACCTGGATCTGACGCAGGTCGCGCTCGCGCCCGGTGTGTCATCGATCGAGATCTTGTGCGTGCTCGGGGAGGTGAAGATCGTGGTGCCGCACACGATTCGGGTCGTGTGCGAGGGCAACCCGAACATGGGCGAGTTCGAGATCAAGACCTCGGCGGGGTCGCTCGCGTCGCCGGATGCGCCGCTGGTCCGGATCAGCGGCACCGCGTTCGCGGGCTCGGTGCACGTGCGCGTGGTGGATCCGACTGCGACGCCGTGGTGGAAGACGTGGCTGCTCGAGCGCCGCCGGCGCGCCGGGCGCCTAACGGACTAA
- a CDS encoding Ig-like domain-containing protein, whose protein sequence is MHRMVWVGTFAAAVAVVAAVACGSDSVASPTKAVSTSGGTDGNDSSGTTTGDTSSHGSTGHVRWLTITPQAASLQLHNYLAFHATLYDTNGTPMAVKITWRSSDDHIATVSDTGLVHGVGLGVVAIFASADGVNDSAEVAIVDTAVNQPAQPPDTGTVPDSTHRPPPPDSGTAPDSSYQPPPPPPPDTAVPGDTNSAAPRGA, encoded by the coding sequence ATGCATCGAATGGTCTGGGTAGGAACGTTCGCCGCCGCCGTCGCCGTCGTGGCGGCCGTGGCCTGCGGCAGCGACTCCGTTGCGTCGCCGACAAAAGCGGTGTCGACCAGCGGCGGGACCGACGGCAACGATTCGTCCGGCACGACGACCGGCGACACCAGCTCGCACGGGAGCACCGGGCACGTTCGGTGGCTCACCATCACGCCACAGGCGGCGTCGCTGCAACTGCACAACTATCTCGCGTTTCACGCAACCCTTTACGATACGAACGGCACACCGATGGCGGTCAAGATCACGTGGCGCTCATCGGATGATCACATCGCGACCGTCAGCGACACTGGCCTTGTGCACGGTGTTGGACTTGGCGTGGTCGCGATTTTCGCCAGCGCAGATGGCGTGAACGACTCCGCCGAGGTTGCGATCGTGGACACGGCGGTGAATCAGCCGGCGCAGCCGCCCGATACCGGCACCGTGCCGGACAGCACGCATCGGCCGCCACCGCCCGACAGTGGCACGGCGCCCGACAGCTCGTACCAGCCGCCGCCGCCACCGCCACCCGATACCGCGGTGCCGGGGGACACCAACAGCGCCGCGCCGCGAGGCGCCTAA
- a CDS encoding ABC transporter permease, which yields MPNDEPRWRRYLRFWRSDPAADVDDELRFHLESRVAENLAAGMSADEARRAAAERFGDVHAVERSLASLTRERETVERRLAWGQVIGQDLRYAVRQMARNPAFTAVAVLTLALGIGANTAIFSAVYSVLLRPLPYAHAGRLVELREGAQGGGSMNVTAGNYEVWRQRAPRFAALGAYWYGAYTLTGIGAPQRLFGLEASADYWRALYIPPALGRYFGPAADLPGAPHVVVLSHALWTTTFASDPHIVGRMITLNGDPYTVVGVAPAAYALRTTAPEIWVPLALTPAQRDEHADHELTVVGLVRDGVPVSDAVRDLTAVQHELAHEYPRGGIDGSIVATPLRDSVVGAVRPLMLVLFGAVGLVLLIACGNVMNLLLARAAVRRKEVAIRSALGAARRRLMMQLLTESVLLAGLGGVVGIAVAALGLHALLRASPQGIPRLFEATLNAPVLVFAALVALLCGIVFGVWPALRATRLDLQQALREGSRDSTSAVRGSMRTVLVIAEVALSLVLLVGAGLLVRSAFALQHVAPGFDPRGLLTAQVALPAARYPTDSSTMEAFERIREAVQAIPGASSVALVSRIPIVGLGMDCPVWREGSNTNIESGVDANGRSATGNYFSTMRTPLLRGRTFDASDLAGSAPVVVINETLAHWLYGSADPVGRRLAHCSGGNPKWREIVGVVADMRASGLAEAPPNEVYYPTTQMRLSAMSLVIRAAVPPASLAPAVRSAVAGVDPELAVSGVSTMEEIIARSMATSRFTTMLLGLLGLTGLVLAAVGIYGVIAYFVSQRAHEIGVRMALGATRRGVSLMVLRQGVALAAAGVAIGLVASVAATHALAGMIYGVSTHDPATFLGVAAVLLLVAALASLVPAHRATRLDPLDALRGG from the coding sequence ATGCCCAACGACGAGCCGCGGTGGCGGCGCTATCTGCGGTTCTGGCGGTCGGACCCGGCTGCCGACGTCGACGACGAGCTGCGATTCCACCTTGAGTCGCGCGTCGCCGAGAATCTGGCGGCGGGCATGTCGGCGGATGAGGCCCGCCGCGCGGCGGCGGAGCGGTTTGGCGACGTCCACGCGGTCGAACGCTCGTTGGCGTCGCTCACGCGCGAGCGTGAAACGGTCGAGCGGCGTCTGGCCTGGGGGCAGGTGATCGGCCAGGATCTCCGCTACGCCGTCCGGCAGATGGCGCGCAACCCGGCGTTCACCGCCGTCGCGGTGCTCACGCTGGCGTTAGGCATCGGCGCCAATACGGCGATTTTCAGCGCCGTCTACAGCGTGCTGCTGCGGCCGCTGCCGTACGCGCACGCTGGCCGGCTCGTCGAGCTCCGCGAAGGCGCGCAGGGCGGCGGCTCGATGAACGTCACCGCCGGGAATTACGAGGTGTGGCGGCAGCGCGCGCCGCGGTTCGCGGCGTTAGGCGCGTACTGGTACGGAGCGTACACGCTCACCGGGATCGGGGCGCCGCAGCGGCTCTTTGGCCTCGAGGCGTCGGCGGACTACTGGCGGGCGCTCTACATTCCCCCGGCCCTCGGCCGCTACTTCGGTCCGGCCGCGGACCTACCGGGCGCGCCGCACGTCGTCGTCCTGTCGCACGCGCTGTGGACCACCACCTTCGCCTCGGATCCGCACATCGTTGGGCGGATGATCACGCTCAACGGCGACCCCTACACCGTGGTCGGCGTGGCGCCGGCGGCGTACGCATTGCGCACGACGGCCCCCGAGATCTGGGTGCCGCTCGCGCTGACGCCGGCGCAGCGCGATGAGCATGCGGATCACGAGCTGACCGTCGTCGGCCTCGTACGCGACGGGGTCCCGGTCTCGGATGCCGTGCGCGATCTGACGGCAGTGCAGCACGAGCTCGCGCACGAGTATCCGCGCGGCGGCATCGATGGCAGCATCGTCGCGACCCCGCTCCGCGACAGCGTCGTCGGCGCCGTGCGGCCCTTGATGCTCGTGCTGTTCGGCGCCGTCGGCCTGGTGCTCCTCATCGCCTGCGGCAACGTGATGAATCTGCTGCTGGCGCGGGCGGCCGTCCGCCGGAAGGAAGTGGCCATCCGGAGCGCGCTCGGCGCGGCGCGCAGGCGCCTCATGATGCAGCTGCTCACCGAAAGCGTGCTGCTCGCCGGGTTAGGCGGAGTCGTGGGCATCGCCGTCGCGGCGCTCGGCTTGCACGCGCTCCTGCGCGCGAGCCCGCAAGGCATCCCGAGGTTGTTCGAGGCGACGCTCAACGCTCCAGTGCTTGTCTTCGCCGCGCTCGTCGCGCTGCTCTGCGGCATCGTCTTCGGCGTTTGGCCCGCGCTCCGCGCGACGCGCCTCGACCTCCAGCAAGCGCTCCGCGAGGGATCGCGCGACTCGACGTCGGCCGTGCGCGGATCGATGCGCACCGTGCTCGTCATCGCCGAAGTCGCGCTGTCGCTCGTGCTGCTCGTGGGCGCGGGACTGCTGGTGCGCAGCGCGTTCGCGCTGCAGCACGTCGCGCCGGGATTCGATCCGCGGGGACTGCTCACGGCCCAGGTCGCGCTGCCGGCAGCGCGCTATCCGACGGACAGCTCGACGATGGAAGCCTTCGAGCGGATCCGAGAGGCGGTGCAGGCGATTCCCGGCGCGTCGTCGGTCGCGCTCGTGTCGCGAATTCCGATTGTCGGGCTTGGCATGGATTGCCCCGTCTGGCGCGAGGGCAGCAACACGAACATCGAAAGCGGAGTCGACGCGAACGGCCGCAGCGCGACCGGGAATTATTTCTCGACGATGCGCACGCCGCTGCTTCGCGGACGCACGTTCGACGCCTCCGATCTGGCGGGATCGGCTCCCGTCGTCGTGATCAATGAAACGTTGGCGCATTGGCTCTACGGAAGCGCCGATCCGGTTGGCCGACGCCTCGCGCACTGCTCGGGCGGCAACCCGAAATGGCGCGAGATCGTCGGCGTCGTGGCCGACATGCGCGCGAGCGGACTCGCGGAAGCTCCGCCCAACGAAGTGTATTACCCGACCACCCAGATGCGGCTGTCGGCGATGAGCCTGGTGATTCGTGCCGCGGTGCCGCCGGCGTCGCTGGCGCCGGCCGTGCGCAGCGCGGTGGCCGGCGTCGACCCGGAGCTCGCCGTGTCGGGCGTCTCGACGATGGAGGAGATCATCGCGCGTTCGATGGCCACATCCCGATTCACGACCATGCTGCTCGGCCTGCTCGGCCTAACTGGGTTGGTGTTGGCGGCCGTGGGCATCTACGGCGTCATCGCGTACTTCGTGAGCCAGCGGGCGCACGAGATCGGCGTCCGCATGGCGTTGGGCGCGACGCGGCGCGGGGTGTCGCTCATGGTCCTCCGCCAGGGCGTGGCGCTGGCAGCAGCCGGGGTCGCCATCGGCCTCGTGGCATCGGTCGCCGCCACGCACGCGCTCGCCGGCATGATCTACGGCGTGAGCACGCACGACCCGGCCACGTTCCTCGGCGTGGCCGCGGTGCTGCTCCTGGTTGCCGCCCTGGCCAGCCTCGTGCCCGCGCACCGCGCCACCCGGCTCGACCCGCTCGACGCCCTCCGCGGCGGTTAG
- a CDS encoding isoamylase early set domain-containing protein has translation MSEQRDDDELTGALERATRLLRDEPVPREAWRDAVVRAAEAGPSRGWTVRPWVAVAACAACMIAGAAIASLSLGIRPDRAGDIVAAENGIVRPSTLPVRFSVEAPGAVHVSIVGDFNGWNPSGLPLHRMPDGRTWEVDVGLTPGRYAYAFVVDGRLARDSSAAESGADDFGVPNSVVLVGGS, from the coding sequence ATGAGTGAGCAACGCGACGACGATGAGCTGACGGGGGCGTTGGAGCGCGCGACGCGGCTCCTGCGGGACGAACCGGTCCCGCGTGAGGCGTGGCGTGACGCGGTGGTGCGGGCGGCGGAAGCCGGCCCCTCCCGCGGGTGGACCGTGCGCCCGTGGGTTGCGGTGGCGGCGTGCGCGGCGTGCATGATCGCCGGCGCGGCGATCGCGTCCCTATCGTTAGGCATCCGGCCGGACCGCGCCGGCGACATCGTCGCGGCGGAAAACGGTATCGTCCGACCGTCGACGCTGCCGGTGCGCTTCTCGGTAGAGGCGCCGGGCGCGGTGCACGTGTCCATCGTCGGCGACTTCAACGGCTGGAACCCCTCGGGGTTGCCGCTGCACCGGATGCCGGATGGCCGCACGTGGGAAGTGGACGTGGGTCTCACGCCGGGCCGGTATGCGTACGCGTTCGTCGTCGACGGGCGCCTGGCGCGCGACTCGTCGGCGGCCGAATCCGGCGCCGACGATTTCGGCGTGCCGAACTCCGTCGTGCTGGTAGGTGGGTCGTGA
- a CDS encoding ABC transporter permease → MDSLLKDTRVAFRMLRKNPAFALTAIVTLALGIGASTAIFSVVNAVLLRPLPYTQPDRLAIIWGDMRNRNVTNFPMSPANFRDLRATTKTFSALAGVSMSKIPVGGDGYETEQVPAAFVTTNLFSVLGIRVVMGRDFVDADATPQAQPPNGATAGQAASQGPPLPAMMILSYEFWKRRYGGDASVIGKSVELGGLKAQVVGVAQPGSELLFTPAAGIERTPDVYVAQRIDFGDNSAASRINVFLRVVGRLAPGATLAQARQEMDAFAANLRAQFAIFNTAGLAMRVEPMHADLVSGERPAILALMGAVAFVLLIACANVANLLLVRASSRERELAIRSALGGSRVRLVRQMMLESLLLGGSGALVGLWAAALGITVLVRLAPAGLPRLDAIRIDPPVLGFTVVAGLLSVLVFGTVPALRASRPDLMDVLRASGRTTGQRAGALMRNGVVVAEVALSLVLLIGCGLMVRSFVALEQTNPGFDSGGLLTFFATPTRPTPVGPNAARQRATFVRTFADRLRAIPGVQSATAVSQLPLEGNIGNARWGTAEALTDAAKFRQANVHVVIPGYFATMRTRLIAGRDFSEVDDDTAAKTIIIDDKLAALAFPGQNAVGQRLLARIVTDVPLWYTVIGVVAHERDESLATEGREVLFLSDGEVGSGAVARWVLRTTGDPAALAPLVRATVHDFDPTMSIAELQPMQRFVDEAEAPTKFALALIGTFAGIAIILAAVGLYGVLSTVVRQRTAEIGMRMAFGAPSQSIFALVIAQGVRLSAIGIVFGLVAAVLLTRAMSTMLVGVRPTDPATYIAISIVFLLVATAAAWLPARRAAALDPTIALRDE, encoded by the coding sequence TCGCCAGCCAATTTCCGCGACCTCCGTGCGACCACCAAGACGTTTTCCGCCCTGGCGGGCGTGAGCATGTCCAAGATTCCGGTTGGCGGCGACGGATACGAGACGGAGCAGGTACCGGCGGCCTTCGTGACGACGAACCTGTTCTCGGTGCTCGGGATACGCGTGGTGATGGGCCGGGATTTCGTGGACGCGGATGCGACGCCGCAGGCGCAGCCGCCTAACGGCGCCACCGCTGGCCAGGCCGCGTCCCAGGGGCCGCCGCTGCCGGCGATGATGATCCTGTCGTACGAGTTCTGGAAGCGCCGCTACGGCGGCGACGCCAGCGTCATCGGGAAGAGTGTGGAGCTGGGTGGGCTCAAGGCGCAGGTGGTCGGCGTGGCGCAGCCGGGATCGGAGCTCCTGTTCACGCCTGCCGCGGGCATCGAGCGCACACCGGACGTGTACGTGGCGCAGCGCATCGACTTTGGGGACAATTCGGCGGCGTCGCGCATCAACGTGTTCCTGCGGGTGGTGGGCCGTCTCGCGCCCGGCGCGACGCTCGCCCAGGCGCGACAGGAGATGGACGCCTTCGCCGCCAACCTGCGCGCGCAGTTCGCGATCTTCAACACGGCCGGCCTCGCCATGCGCGTGGAGCCGATGCACGCCGACCTGGTGTCGGGTGAGCGCCCGGCGATCCTCGCGCTGATGGGCGCGGTGGCGTTCGTGCTGCTCATCGCGTGCGCCAACGTCGCCAATCTGCTCCTCGTGCGCGCGTCGAGCCGCGAGCGCGAGCTGGCGATCCGCTCAGCGTTAGGCGGATCGCGCGTCCGGCTGGTGCGGCAGATGATGCTCGAAAGCCTGCTCCTGGGCGGCAGCGGCGCGCTGGTGGGCCTCTGGGCGGCTGCGTTAGGCATCACGGTGCTCGTCCGCCTGGCGCCGGCCGGCCTGCCGCGCCTCGACGCCATCCGGATCGACCCGCCCGTGCTCGGCTTCACGGTGGTGGCGGGGCTCCTCTCGGTGCTGGTGTTCGGCACGGTCCCGGCGCTCCGCGCGTCGCGGCCCGATTTGATGGACGTGCTCCGCGCGAGCGGCCGCACCACGGGACAGCGCGCCGGCGCGCTCATGCGCAACGGCGTCGTCGTGGCCGAGGTGGCGCTGTCGCTCGTGCTGCTCATCGGGTGCGGCCTCATGGTCCGTTCGTTTGTGGCGCTCGAGCAAACGAATCCCGGTTTCGATTCCGGCGGGCTGCTGACCTTTTTCGCGACCCCGACCCGCCCAACACCGGTCGGGCCTAACGCGGCACGGCAGCGCGCCACCTTCGTCAGAACGTTCGCCGACCGGCTGCGCGCCATTCCCGGCGTGCAATCGGCGACCGCCGTCTCGCAACTGCCGCTCGAGGGCAACATCGGCAACGCGCGATGGGGCACGGCCGAAGCGCTCACCGATGCCGCCAAATTCAGGCAGGCGAACGTCCACGTCGTGATTCCCGGCTATTTCGCGACCATGCGGACGCGTCTCATCGCCGGACGCGATTTCTCGGAAGTGGACGACGACACCGCCGCCAAGACCATCATCATCGATGACAAGCTCGCCGCCCTCGCGTTCCCCGGGCAGAATGCCGTGGGGCAGCGTTTGCTGGCGCGCATCGTGACGGACGTGCCGTTGTGGTACACGGTGATCGGCGTGGTTGCGCACGAGCGCGACGAATCGCTGGCGACGGAGGGTCGCGAGGTGCTGTTCCTGAGCGATGGCGAGGTCGGGTCGGGCGCCGTCGCCCGTTGGGTCCTGCGCACGACCGGCGACCCGGCGGCGCTCGCCCCCCTCGTGCGCGCGACCGTACACGACTTCGACCCGACGATGTCGATCGCCGAGCTCCAGCCGATGCAGCGCTTCGTCGACGAGGCCGAGGCGCCCACGAAGTTTGCGTTAGCCCTGATCGGCACGTTCGCCGGCATTGCCATCATCCTGGCCGCGGTCGGCTTGTACGGCGTGTTGTCCACGGTCGTGCGCCAACGCACCGCGGAAATCGGCATGCGCATGGCGTTCGGCGCGCCGAGCCAGAGCATCTTTGCGTTGGTCATCGCGCAGGGCGTGCGCCTGAGCGCGATCGGCATTGTGTTCGGCCTGGTGGCCGCGGTCCTGCTCACGCGCGCGATGTCAACGATGCTCGTGGGCGTCCGCCCAACGGATCCCGCCACCTACATCGCGATTTCGATCGTGTTCCTGCTGGTGGCGACCGCGGCGGCGTGGCTGCCCGCCCGACGCGCCGCCGCGCTCGATCCGACCATCGCCCTGCGCGACGAGTGA
- a CDS encoding PadR family transcriptional regulator has protein sequence MAAASVALLQGTLDVIVLKTLSWGPMHGFGIARWIQQTTDDALRVEEGSLYPALYRMENRGWVRSQWRITDNKRRAKYYSLTPAGRRQLEAQRSSWSAFSAAMGRIMDATSQPA, from the coding sequence ATGGCCGCTGCTTCCGTCGCGCTGTTGCAGGGCACCCTCGACGTGATCGTGCTCAAGACGCTGAGCTGGGGGCCGATGCACGGCTTCGGCATCGCGCGATGGATCCAGCAGACGACCGATGATGCGCTGCGGGTGGAAGAGGGCTCGTTGTATCCGGCCCTCTACCGCATGGAGAACCGGGGCTGGGTGCGGTCGCAGTGGCGCATCACCGACAACAAGCGCCGCGCCAAGTACTATAGCCTGACCCCGGCTGGACGGCGCCAGCTCGAGGCGCAGCGCAGCAGCTGGTCGGCCTTCTCCGCGGCCATGGGACGCATCATGGACGCCACGAGCCAACCCGCCTAA
- a CDS encoding M1 family metallopeptidase yields MAALSLPAQSRPSPVVDPAATVRSGRPLPGPVFESAAFSRAVARGTRTRTGEPGASNWVQHARYRIDASLDPSASRLTGRESVVYLNRSPDTLRALAVYLRQNVFAPGSPRRGRLPITGGVTLSRVAVSGRALTASSDKTRPGYAVDGTVMWIRLPAPVLPGDSAHLAFAWSYSPAPTPSDGREGRDGHVFYMGYWYPQLAVYDDVNGWVTDPYLSGAEFYMDPADYDVRLTVPHGWVVGATGLLADSSVYSARTRARLAEARHTGRVVRVLTPGADAAAALAPGTGRATWHYTARDVRDFAWGTSDQYAWDATRALVPHDSGAPPDTVAINSFFRLTPKAAAWSLGGARFTRDAIEQLSAWLWPYPWPQMTSMEGVIQGGGMEYPMMTLMQSWADTLSLAGDLMHETGHMWFPMQVGSNETRHPWMDEGLTQFDVAQCMRVLYGEPRQGGRPNDSEPGQRSLYLGALRNGLDQPLMRWGDLSDNDLYVINYYDKTAQVLAALRAVMGADKFHQALREYGHRWIDRHPYPVDFFNTFDNVAGRDLSWFWVTWFYRAWPLDQAIASVTPDGDSVAITIEDRGLAPMPVPLVVTRAGNATQRIDVPVDVWLHGARTYVVHVSREPAITRVQIDPHGEFPELDETHLVWTAAP; encoded by the coding sequence ATGGCCGCGCTCAGTCTGCCGGCGCAGTCGAGGCCGTCGCCGGTCGTCGACCCCGCTGCCACCGTGCGGTCCGGCCGCCCGCTGCCCGGTCCCGTGTTCGAGTCGGCGGCATTCAGCCGGGCCGTGGCGCGCGGCACGCGCACGCGCACCGGCGAGCCGGGTGCATCGAACTGGGTGCAGCACGCGCGGTATCGCATCGACGCCTCGCTCGATCCCTCCGCCTCGCGCCTAACGGGACGCGAGTCGGTGGTCTATCTGAATCGCTCGCCCGACACGCTGCGGGCGCTTGCCGTGTATCTGCGTCAGAACGTGTTTGCCCCGGGCAGCCCGCGACGCGGCAGGCTGCCGATCACCGGCGGGGTGACGCTCTCGCGCGTCGCCGTGTCGGGTCGCGCGCTCACCGCCTCATCGGACAAAACGCGGCCCGGCTATGCGGTCGATGGCACCGTGATGTGGATCCGACTGCCCGCTCCCGTGCTTCCGGGCGACAGCGCGCACCTCGCGTTCGCGTGGTCGTATTCGCCGGCGCCGACGCCGTCCGACGGCCGTGAGGGACGCGATGGCCACGTGTTCTACATGGGCTACTGGTATCCGCAGCTCGCCGTGTACGACGATGTGAATGGCTGGGTCACCGATCCGTATCTCAGCGGCGCCGAATTCTACATGGACCCGGCCGATTACGACGTGCGCCTAACGGTACCGCACGGTTGGGTGGTGGGCGCGACCGGCCTGCTGGCGGATTCATCGGTCTATTCGGCGCGGACGCGCGCCCGGTTGGCCGAGGCGCGGCACACAGGACGGGTGGTCCGCGTGCTCACGCCGGGCGCCGACGCGGCCGCGGCGTTGGCGCCGGGCACGGGCCGCGCGACGTGGCACTACACGGCGCGCGACGTTCGCGATTTTGCATGGGGCACGAGCGACCAGTACGCGTGGGACGCGACCCGCGCCCTGGTTCCGCACGACAGCGGCGCGCCGCCCGACACGGTCGCCATCAACAGCTTCTTCCGTCTCACGCCCAAGGCCGCCGCCTGGTCGTTAGGCGGAGCGCGCTTCACGCGCGACGCGATCGAGCAATTGTCGGCCTGGCTCTGGCCCTATCCCTGGCCGCAGATGACGTCCATGGAAGGCGTGATCCAGGGCGGCGGCATGGAATACCCGATGATGACGCTCATGCAGTCGTGGGCCGACACGTTGTCGCTCGCGGGCGACCTGATGCACGAGACCGGGCACATGTGGTTCCCGATGCAGGTCGGATCGAACGAGACCCGGCACCCGTGGATGGACGAGGGCCTCACGCAATTCGACGTCGCGCAGTGCATGCGCGTGCTGTACGGGGAACCGCGCCAGGGCGGCCGGCCTAACGATTCCGAGCCCGGCCAGCGCAGCCTCTATCTCGGCGCGCTGCGGAACGGTCTCGACCAACCGCTCATGCGCTGGGGCGACCTCTCCGACAACGACCTCTACGTCATCAACTACTACGACAAGACCGCACAGGTGCTCGCCGCTCTGCGCGCCGTGATGGGCGCCGACAAGTTCCACCAGGCGCTCCGCGAGTACGGCCATCGGTGGATCGATCGGCATCCCTACCCGGTCGACTTCTTCAATACGTTCGACAATGTGGCCGGACGCGATCTGTCGTGGTTCTGGGTCACGTGGTTCTATCGGGCGTGGCCGCTCGATCAGGCCATCGCTTCAGTCACGCCCGATGGCGACTCGGTCGCGATCACGATCGAGGATCGCGGGTTGGCGCCCATGCCCGTTCCGTTAGTCGTGACGCGGGCCGGCAATGCCACCCAGCGGATCGACGTGCCGGTGGACGTCTGGCTGCACGGCGCGCGCACGTACGTCGTGCACGTGTCGCGCGAGCCGGCGATCACGCGCGTCCAGATCGACCCGCACGGCGAATTTCCCGAACTCGATGAGACGCATCTCGTGTGGACGGCGGCGCCGTAA
- a CDS encoding sigma-70 family RNA polymerase sigma factor, translating to MLVRAVLAGDPAAFGMLVDRHAPACLRFASRMLGSREDAEDVTQEAFVRAHRALARYDEQMRFRTWVMSILANRCRTALLHRHRRTSRVVIDGAAVERAVGRDEGDAELRDTIERALAQLDPAQREAFVLKHVEMLSYDEMAAITGAGVSALKMRVRRACDRLQVLLREDGYE from the coding sequence ATGCTCGTTCGCGCGGTCCTCGCAGGCGACCCCGCGGCGTTCGGGATGCTGGTGGACCGTCATGCACCGGCGTGTCTCCGCTTTGCGAGTCGTATGTTAGGCAGTCGCGAGGACGCGGAAGACGTGACGCAGGAAGCGTTCGTGCGCGCGCATCGTGCGCTGGCGCGCTACGACGAGCAGATGCGTTTTCGCACCTGGGTCATGAGCATCCTCGCGAACCGGTGTCGGACCGCGCTGTTGCATCGCCATCGGCGGACGTCGCGTGTGGTCATCGACGGCGCCGCCGTGGAGCGGGCCGTTGGGCGAGACGAGGGCGACGCCGAGCTGCGCGACACGATCGAGCGCGCGCTGGCCCAGCTCGATCCGGCGCAGCGGGAAGCGTTCGTGCTGAAGCACGTCGAGATGTTGAGTTACGACGAGATGGCGGCGATCACCGGCGCCGGCGTGTCGGCGCTCAAGATGCGGGTCCGGCGCGCATGCGATCGATTGCAAGTGCTGCTTCGAGAGGATGGCTATGAGTGA
- a CDS encoding glycogen-binding domain-containing protein, with translation MPQVLSHAMPVVAAVCLLGAVSAAPPVAGQYAAGANIGVSVVPITTGAVQLSAAGGVGRNMSWAAPRTLLSLGMTASAGTSAGGASLGLSTQRTVEADSLSPVFALQAAAWHSIGPVTLKLGLAEHALRFTGQPGSLEISVDTEFVTDSGLVPYPGNTSPGSSVPGGSAFRVDTVRHRSTPSSVQIWSELEASAEWAVGRMRLSALVGARPPVQSFPAATWAQAGGSIDLPHGFSLDVAAGTSPARIGLGIPGSRFVSVGVRVQPVRGAPTERIAPPTPASVLSVQPAGDHRFTFTYGAAQASSVQIAGDFNAWTPVDLEEDGHGRWHATMALEPGVHHVSLRVNGGAWFAPPGIPAVPDDFGGTTGIIDVR, from the coding sequence ATGCCGCAGGTGCTCTCGCACGCCATGCCCGTGGTCGCCGCCGTCTGTCTCTTGGGTGCTGTGTCCGCGGCGCCGCCCGTCGCCGGGCAGTACGCCGCCGGAGCCAACATCGGAGTGTCGGTGGTGCCGATCACCACCGGGGCCGTCCAACTGAGCGCAGCCGGCGGCGTGGGGCGCAACATGTCGTGGGCGGCGCCGCGCACGCTCCTGTCGTTAGGCATGACGGCGTCGGCCGGCACGTCCGCGGGCGGCGCGTCGCTCGGCCTCTCCACCCAGCGCACGGTGGAGGCCGACTCGTTGTCGCCGGTGTTCGCGCTGCAGGCCGCGGCGTGGCATTCGATCGGTCCGGTCACCTTGAAGCTCGGACTCGCCGAGCACGCGCTGCGGTTCACGGGACAGCCGGGCAGCCTCGAGATTTCGGTCGACACCGAGTTCGTCACCGACAGCGGCCTAGTCCCGTATCCGGGCAACACGTCTCCCGGCAGCTCGGTCCCGGGGGGCAGCGCGTTCCGGGTGGACACAGTTAGGCATCGATCCACGCCGTCGAGCGTGCAGATCTGGTCGGAGCTCGAAGCGAGCGCGGAGTGGGCGGTTGGCCGGATGCGCCTCAGCGCGCTCGTCGGCGCCCGGCCGCCGGTGCAATCGTTCCCTGCCGCGACGTGGGCGCAGGCGGGCGGCAGCATCGATCTGCCCCACGGCTTCAGTCTCGACGTTGCCGCCGGCACGTCGCCGGCACGCATCGGGCTCGGTATCCCCGGCTCGCGGTTCGTGAGCGTCGGTGTGCGAGTGCAGCCCGTGCGCGGCGCGCCGACCGAGCGCATCGCGCCGCCAACGCCGGCGTCAGTACTCAGCGTGCAGCCGGCGGGCGATCACCGCTTCACGTTCACGTACGGCGCCGCGCAGGCGTCGAGTGTCCAGATCGCCGGCGACTTCAATGCGTGGACGCCCGTGGACCTCGAAGAGGATGGCCACGGCCGCTGGCACGCGACGATGGCGCTCGAGCCGGGCGTGCACCACGTCAGCCTGCGCGTGAACGGCGGTGCGTGGTTTGCGCCGCCCGGCATCCCCGCCGTGCCGGACGACTTCGGCGGCACGACCGGCATCATCGACGTCCGCTGA